The Gordonia terrae genome contains the following window.
CCGTCTCGAGCAGTGGCGTGACGCCGGGGTGGGTGGCATCAACGTCATCAACGCGACCATCCCCGGCAGCTACGTCGACTTCGCCGACCACGTGCTGCCAGTTCTCCGCGAGCGCGGTCTGGCGAAGCGGGAGTATGCCGAGGGAACCTCACGTGCCAAACTCAGCGGCCACGACCGGCTTCCGGAGTCGCACCCCGCCGCACGCCATCGCGGCGCGTTCGCGAAGGTGCCGGCATGACCGCACCCGCGCGGGTCGTGACCGACCGGAACGAGATCCTCGCCGAGATCGCGGCCGGTTCGGCCGAGCGCGAGCGCCAGGGCCGGGACCCCCGCGAAGCCGTGGCGCTCCTCCGACGGTCGAGGTTGACCGCGCTGTCACTCGACACACAGTCCGGAGGTGCCGGGGCCGGAAGTGTCGAACTCTTCGAGTTCATCATCGACCTCGCCCGCGCCGACCCGATCGCCGCGCACATCCTGCGCGCTCACTACTGGTTCGTCGAGCAGATCGAACGCCTCCCCGTCGGACCGGTGCGGAGTCGGTGGAGCGAGCGGATCGCCGCGGGCGCCATCGTCGGCAACGCGTCCAGTGAACGCGGTGTCGCCGCCGGGTCGCGCCAGTACGCGACTCAACTCGTCTCCGACGGTGACGGCTGGCGGTTGCGTGGCGAGAAGTTCTACAGCACCGGAACGGCTTTCGCGGACTACGTCACGGTCCTCGCCATCGTCCCGGACGCCCTGCGCGCGCGGCTGGTGAAAGTGGTCGTCCCGGTCGACCGCGACGGGGTGAGCGTCGTCGACGACTGGGACGGGATCGGGCAGCATCGGACGGGCACCGGTTCGACGTTGTTCGACGATGTCCGCGTCACCTCGGACGACGTCCTGGAGTTCGTCGAACTCGACGACTCCACGCCGCCCGCCGCCAACGACGGCCCATTCCTGCAGCTGTTCCTGCAGGCACTGATCGCCGGCATCCTCCTGGCCGCCTCGGATGATGCCGTCGCACTGCTGAATTCACGCGTACGGACGTTCGAGCACGCGCCGTCGCCCGAGCCACGGCAGGATCCGATCCTGCTGGAGCGGATCGGTGAGATCGACGCCGCCGCACATGTGGCACGGGACGCGGTCCTGAGTGCGGCGCGGCAGGTCGAGACCGCGAACGCATTGGCGCGACGCGGCGTCATCGACGTCGAGCAGTTCGCGCAGGCGTCGCTCGCCGCCGCGCGCGTGAAGGTGCACGTCGATCGCATCGCCCTCCCGGCGGCGGCGGCCGTCTTCGACGTGGGTGGTGCCTCGTCGGCGAGCCGTAGCCGCAACCTCGACCGGCACTGGCGCAACATCCGGACCATCACCCTGCACAACCCGACGTCGTACAAGGCCGTCGCCATCGGTGATCTCCGCGTGAACGCCACCCCGTTGCCGGGCAACGGGTACTTCTGATCGCGAGACCCGCCGGCAGCTCACCGGGGGCGCACCGGAGCTCGCACTTCCGGGGCGGAGGGTTGATTCCCTGCTCGTCGGCCGGCGTCAGGCGACGAACAGGATCCAGCCGTAGACGATCAGCCCGAACACGAAGACCCCCAGGTAGGCCCAGCCGACCCAGATCGCGGCGGTGGCGAAGGGCAGACCGATCTCGCGACGCTGCCGGATCTGCGTGCGCGCCCGGTAGCCCAGGACGAGTCCCACGATGAAGGTGATCCCGAGGATCGACAATGCCAAGGCCCACAACGCCATCCGATTGACACGCGGACCGGCACCGGACTGGGGAGCCACGCTGTCCTCCGAACTACTGGTGGGATGTGCTGCTGCTGAATAGGCCTGGGTTTCGGGGCGGTCGGCGACCGGAGGCGTGCTCACCGCGCCGGGACTGTCGACGACGCGGGTGTCCGACGCCGGATCCTCGGACTGATCGACGAATCCGCCACCTGCTCCCACCACCTGCGTGGTGCGGTTGTCCCGGGTGGCATCCGGGCCGGGGGAGTCGGGGCGCTCGCCGGGCGCAGCACCTGGACGGGTGCCGGCAAACGGCGGACGTGATCCGTCGAGGGGTCGATTGCCCTGTGGCGGAACACCTTTGGCGAGTGGTGGTGCTCCGGGAGTCGGGCGCCGGCCGGGCGGGGGTCGATGCCCGGGTGGCCCGGCCGGCATCGGCGGGCGTTGGCCCGGACCGACGGGGCTGCCACCCGGCCTCGGTCCCGCGGGGTTGGCTCCCGCACCGGGCGCGTTGGGTGTCGGCCCGGGACCGGTCGGCCCCGGTCGTTGCGGTCCCGGCGCGGGTGGGCGCGGTCCGGCAGGACCTGCCGTCGGCCCCGGGGTGTCGCCGCGCGGCGGTGCCGGTCGTTGGCCCGGAGGTGGGCCGGGGCGGGTTTGCGGGCGACCGCCCGGAGGCGGGGTGAATCCGCCGCCCGGCGCCGGACGGCCGGCGCCGGGAGTGTCCGTCCCGTGCGGGGGCGCGCTGACGGGCCGTGCCGGAGCCCGTTCCCACGGCGCGGGATTGCTCGTCGGCGCGGAGCTCTCGGGCGTCGACCACGACTCGCGGGTCCGGTCGTCAGCGCCGCCGGACCCCGGCGGCGGGTTCGGGGAGCGCTCGTCGTCTGAGGTCACGAGTCCAAATTACCCGTGCATGACATGCGGCCGGTGCCGAGGCGGCCGCGGCGGGTCACGACGCCTGCGTCTCGGTGCTCTCGGCGAGCGCCTCGCGCACCTCCTCGATCCGCGGGACGGTCGGGGACACCGGGGCCACCACGCGTCGTGCGCGACGCAGCGAGCCGACGGCGACGACGGCGGTGACGGATGCGACGACCACACCCAGCGCGGCGAAGAGGTAGTTCTTGGACATGGGCTCAAGACTGCCAGCCGGTGCCCACAGCTGCCACCCCGGCCCGGCGCATTTGCGCACCTCGCGGCCGTCTCCCGACCATCGGACCGGGTGTAAGTGGTTGGATGGAGGTGTGACTACACAGAAAACCTCCGCAGTCATCCACACCAACCGCGGCGACATCAAGGTCGACCTGTTCCCGAACCACGCGCCGAAGACCGTCGAGAACTTCGTCGGCCTGGCCGACGGCAGCAAGGAATACAGCAAGCCCAACGCGTCCGGCGGCAACTCCGGCCCGTTCTTCGACGGCTCTGTGTTCCACCGCGTCATCTCCGGGTTCATGATCCAGGGCGGCGACCCGACCGGAACCGGCATGGGTGGCCCCGGCTACCAGTTCGGTGACGAGTTCCACCCGGAACTGCAGTTCGACCGTCCGTACCTGCTCGCGATGGCCAACGCCGGGCCGGGCACCAACGGTTCGCAGTTCTTCATCACCGTCGGCCCGACCCCGCACCTCAACCGTCGCCACACCATCTTCGGTGAGATCACCGATCCGGCGTCGCAGCAGGTCGTCGACGCGATCGCCACCACCTCGACCGACCGCAGCGACCGGCCGCTCGACGAGGTCGTCATCGAAAAGATCGAGGTCAACTGACCTCTCCGGAGCACGCCGCCCCGCAGCGGGCGGTGTGCTACCGGCATCCCGACCGTCCCACCGGCTTGTCATGCAGCCGGTGCGGGCGTCCGGTATGTCCCGAGTGTCTGCGCCCGGCTGCGGTCGGCCAGCACTGTCTGGACTGTCTCCGCAACGACGGAGTGCAGCGGTCGCCGTCACTCGGCGGCCCCAGGGGTGGCGTCCGCAGGATGGCGCCGACGCGCACTGCGCCCACGCAGCCCTACGCGACCTATGCGCTCATTGCGGTGAACCTGCTGATCTTCGCGCTGTGCGTTCTCCAGGCCGGGGTCGGTGACCCGGGCGGTGCGTCGATCTTCAGTGCCGGCGACCTCCTCAAGAGCGACGTCGCGGCCGGTGAGTACTGGCGTCTGCTGACCGCGGGCTTTCTGCACTTCAGCGTCATGCACGTGGCCGTCAACATGCTCTCGCTCTACATCCTGGGCCGCGACCTCGAACTCGCGCTCGGGATCGGCCGCTACCTGGCCGTGTACGTGATCGCCCTGCTCGGCGGCAGCGCCGCGGTCATGCTCTTCGAGAACGACCGCGCCCTGACCGCCGGTGCGTCCGGGGCCATCTACGGCCTCATGGGCGCGATGCTCGTGATCATCCTCAAAGCCCGTGTGTCCCCGGTCCCGGTGCTGCTCATCATCGGGTTCAACGTCGTGCTGTCGTTCTCGCTCCCCGGGATCTCGGTTCTGGGGCATCTCGGCGGTCTCGTCTTCGGCGCGGCCGCCACCGCGGCCATCGTCTATCTACCCGACGCGGTGCTCCCCGCGGGTCGTCGAGATCCGCAGACCGCGAGCCGGGTGGGCTGGATCGCGCTCGCCGCCCTGTTCGTGCTCGCTCTCGGCCTCGGCATCGGCGCAGGTGTCGCCTACGACGGGCTGACCTACATCCGCTGAGCCGGCCTGAAAGCCGCCCCTCACCGGCCTTCTGCCGGCGTATTGCTTGCAGCCGCCTTGGACTGCTCCCCGGGAGTTGGACTGAGAAATCAGTTCCGACTCGTGGGGAGCAGTTGTATGCGTAAGCGCAGTTTGTTGACTGTGGAGCAGCGTGAGCAGGCGGTAGCCTGCTTTGAACAGGGTTTCGCTGATCGGGCGGTGGCGACGAAACTGAGAGTGCCGCGTGAGTCGGTGAAGCTGCTGTATCAACGTTGGCGGATCCGTGGCAGAGGTGCATTGTTGGAGAAACGAGTCCAGTCCTCGTACTCGTTCGAGTTCAAACGCGATCTCGTGGAACGGTTCCTGGCCGGGGAAAGCGTGCAGTCACTGGCCGAGGAAGCCGATTTGTCCTCCCCCCAAGTGCTGACGGCGTGGGTGCGAATCTATCGCCGTGAGGGCGTCGATGGACTCAAATCGAAGCCTCGTGGCCGGCCCCGCACGAAGCCGGTCGAAGAGCTGAGCGAGGTCGAGCAGTTGCGTCGGGAGAACGAGCGGTTGCGGGCGGAGAACGCCTACCTGGGAAAATTGCAGGCCTTGAGGAAGCAGCAACGACGGTCCTGAAGGTTCAGGCTGTCATCTCCCTCAAGGCAGAACATCGGCTCGGTGATCTACTCGCCGCGGCCGGGTTGGCGCGGTCGACGTTCTTCTACCACCAGGCCCGACTCGACGACCCCGACCCATGGGCAGAGACGAAGGCGGCGATCAGCGAGATCTTCCACGCCAACAAGGCGCGCTACGGCCATCGGCGGGTACACCGCGAACTGGTCAAGACCGGACATCGGATCGCGAAGAAGACCGTGCTGACACTGATGCGCCGACTCGGCCTGGTCTGCAGGATTCGCCGTCGCCGATATGTCTCCTACCGCGGCTTTGTCGGCCCAGTTGCGCAGAATCTGCTCGACCGTGACTTCACCGCCGAGGCGGTCAACCAGAAGTGGGTCACCGATGTCACCGAGTTCCGGGTTGGGCAGGACAAGCTGTATCTGTCACCGATCATGGATCTGTTCAACCGCGAGATCATCTCGTACTCGATCGGCCGGTCACCGACTCTGGACCTGACACACTCGTCGCTGCGTGCCGCGATCGCGACCCTGGAACCCGGCCAGCTGCCACTGGTCCACTCCGATCAAGGCTTCCAGTACCAGCACCACACGTGGGGACAACTCCTTGCCGATGTCGGTGCGCAGCAATCGATGTCACGAAAGGGCAACTGCTACGACAACGCTGTCATGGAGGCGTTCTTCGGCCACCTCAAAGAGGAATGCTTCCACCACGTCACCTACCTCGACATCCACGCACTCGAAGTCGCCCTGCACGACTACATCCAGTGGTACAACCACGACCGCACCTCGGAACGACTCGAGGGCCTGAGCCCGGTGCAATACCGGACTCAGGCCCTCGTGGCCTAACCTCGAATTACCAGTCCAACAAATGGGGACCAGTCCACCTTCCCGAGGGTGGGTTTCAGAGCGTCTGCCCACACGGTGACCCGACCCTGGGTCCTCTACCCCTCGTCGACGACGAATCCCGACTCGCGCAGCGCGTCGACCACGGTCGGCAGGTCGGTGCCGAGGTCCCAGCGGCTGAGCACGACCAGGCGGGTGTCGTCGCGCGGACCCATGCCGTCACGGTGCGACGGCGACGCGGCTGCCTCGTCGTCGAGCACGTCGATCTCGAGTTGTCCGACGCGGCGTCCGACCCGGCGGATGGACAGCACGCGAATCCGCTCGATGCGTTCGCGGGGATACGCCCGCGGCCCGCGCAGCGTTCGGATGATCAGGACGGGCGACGGGCCGGACGAGACGGCCAGCCGGGGACGCACCAGCAGCGTGTAGGCACCGAGTGCGAGAAGAAGGATCCCGGCGACGCCCATCAGGACCGACCCGGCGGGATCCCCGGTGACGACCACGGCCGCCCCGACCAGCACGACACCGCCGAGGCACCCGGCGAGGCCGGCACCGACGGGGGTCGCCCAGGCATGTGTGTAGGAGTCGTCAGAGTTATCCACAGGAGTTACTCACAGTGGGGATGACTTACACACATGTGATTTCCACAGTGTGGATAACTTACAAGCGTGTGTTTCAGCAGCTCAGCGGCTTCGACACGCGAACGACCGACGACGCCTACCGCCAACGCATCGTCATCAACAGGCCCGCCACCATCAGCGAGAAGCCGATCAGGAAGTTCCACGAGTTGAGCTCGGCCATCCAGTGCAGGACCTGGCCCTCGCCGCCGTACGCGGTGGGGGTTGCGGCCAGGTAGTAGACGACGAGCCAGGCGAGACCCAGCACCATCAGGCCGAGCATGACGCTTACGTAGATGGTGCTCGAAGGGCCGGCCTTGACCTTGACCGGCGTCCGGCTGGCCGGGTTGATCGTGTAATCGGTCTTCTTCCGGACTTTTGACTTCGGCATGACTTCCTCTGTTGTGCGGCACCGCCGGAGCGGTCGTACGCGAGCGGGGCGACAACACACGTCCCCGCCATTGGCAAACACTCGAGATCTACGGTATCTCACCAGGTCGCCGACGCCGAGCACCCGCTTCGGCGGTAGCCTTTCTCGCGTGAGTCGCATTCTGGTGGTCGACAACTACGACAGCTTCGTCTACAACCTGGTCCAGTACCTCGGCCAGCTCGGCGTCGAGGCCGTCGTGTGGCGCAATGACGACCCGCAACTCTCCCCGGCCGACCCCGACCGTCTGCGCGAGGCGGTCGCCGGATTCGACGGCGTGCTCCTGAGCCCCGGCCCCGGTACCCCGCAGCGCGCCGGCGCGACGATGCCGATGGTCCGCGTCGCCGCCGAGGAAGAACTACCGCTGCTGGGAGTGTGCCTGGGCCACCAGGCGATCGGGGCGGCGTTCGGCGGCACCGTCGACCGCGCACCCGAACTCCTGCACGGCAAGACCTCACTCGTCTTCCACGACGACGCAGGCGTTCTCGAAGGTCTTCCCGATCCGTTCACCGCCACCCGCTACCACTCGCTGACGGTGCTGCCCGAGACGATCCCCGACGAACTCGTCGTCACCGGCCGCACCGAGTCGGGCATCGTGATGGCGATGGCACACCGCGAACTGCCCATCCACGGCGTCCAGTTCCACCCGGAGAGCGTCCTGACCCAGGGCGGTCACCGGATGCTCGCCAACTGGCTCAAGGCGTGTGGGATCGAGATCGACGAGACCCGGGTGTCAGCGCTCGAAGCGGAGATGGCGACCGCGATCGGCTGACACCGCCGGGGCGGTCACCGAGGCTCAGTTGGGGAGCAGACTCGCCTGGCCGACGATGATCGTGATCGAACCGCTCTTGCGGGTCTGTGACCCGGGATTCGGTTCCTGTCCGACGACGCGACCGTCGTCGGGACTGCCGAGCGGGACGTTGCGGGTCTGGCGCGTCAGGGTGGACCGCTCCCACCCGGCCCGCTCGAGCTCGGTCTGTGCCTCGGCGGGCGTCTTGCCACGCAGGTTCGGGACGGTGAAGAGATTCCCGCGCGACACGCTGATCTGCACGGTGCTGCCCTGTTCGGCGGTCGAGCCCGGACCCGGTGACGTGGAGATGACCTCTCCGGCCGGACGGTCGGAGTCGGCGGCGACGACCACGACCATCATGCCGAGCTCTTCCAGCACCGACCGTGCCCGAT
Protein-coding sequences here:
- a CDS encoding acyl-CoA dehydrogenase family protein; translated protein: MTAPARVVTDRNEILAEIAAGSAERERQGRDPREAVALLRRSRLTALSLDTQSGGAGAGSVELFEFIIDLARADPIAAHILRAHYWFVEQIERLPVGPVRSRWSERIAAGAIVGNASSERGVAAGSRQYATQLVSDGDGWRLRGEKFYSTGTAFADYVTVLAIVPDALRARLVKVVVPVDRDGVSVVDDWDGIGQHRTGTGSTLFDDVRVTSDDVLEFVELDDSTPPAANDGPFLQLFLQALIAGILLAASDDAVALLNSRVRTFEHAPSPEPRQDPILLERIGEIDAAAHVARDAVLSAARQVETANALARRGVIDVEQFAQASLAAARVKVHVDRIALPAAAAVFDVGGASSASRSRNLDRHWRNIRTITLHNPTSYKAVAIGDLRVNATPLPGNGYF
- a CDS encoding DUF4190 domain-containing protein, translated to MGAGGGFVDQSEDPASDTRVVDSPGAVSTPPVADRPETQAYSAAAHPTSSSEDSVAPQSGAGPRVNRMALWALALSILGITFIVGLVLGYRARTQIRQRREIGLPFATAAIWVGWAYLGVFVFGLIVYGWILFVA
- a CDS encoding peptidylprolyl isomerase, with amino-acid sequence MTTQKTSAVIHTNRGDIKVDLFPNHAPKTVENFVGLADGSKEYSKPNASGGNSGPFFDGSVFHRVISGFMIQGGDPTGTGMGGPGYQFGDEFHPELQFDRPYLLAMANAGPGTNGSQFFITVGPTPHLNRRHTIFGEITDPASQQVVDAIATTSTDRSDRPLDEVVIEKIEVN
- a CDS encoding rhomboid family intramembrane serine protease; the encoded protein is MAPTRTAPTQPYATYALIAVNLLIFALCVLQAGVGDPGGASIFSAGDLLKSDVAAGEYWRLLTAGFLHFSVMHVAVNMLSLYILGRDLELALGIGRYLAVYVIALLGGSAAVMLFENDRALTAGASGAIYGLMGAMLVIILKARVSPVPVLLIIGFNVVLSFSLPGISVLGHLGGLVFGAAATAAIVYLPDAVLPAGRRDPQTASRVGWIALAALFVLALGLGIGAGVAYDGLTYIR
- a CDS encoding helix-turn-helix domain-containing protein, giving the protein MRKRSLLTVEQREQAVACFEQGFADRAVATKLRVPRESVKLLYQRWRIRGRGALLEKRVQSSYSFEFKRDLVERFLAGESVQSLAEEADLSSPQVLTAWVRIYRREGVDGLKSKPRGRPRTKPVEELSEVEQLRRENERLRAENAYLGKLQALRKQQRRS
- a CDS encoding IS3 family transposase is translated as MSLKAEHRLGDLLAAAGLARSTFFYHQARLDDPDPWAETKAAISEIFHANKARYGHRRVHRELVKTGHRIAKKTVLTLMRRLGLVCRIRRRRYVSYRGFVGPVAQNLLDRDFTAEAVNQKWVTDVTEFRVGQDKLYLSPIMDLFNREIISYSIGRSPTLDLTHSSLRAAIATLEPGQLPLVHSDQGFQYQHHTWGQLLADVGAQQSMSRKGNCYDNAVMEAFFGHLKEECFHHVTYLDIHALEVALHDYIQWYNHDRTSERLEGLSPVQYRTQALVA
- a CDS encoding PH domain-containing protein — its product is MDNSDDSYTHAWATPVGAGLAGCLGGVVLVGAAVVVTGDPAGSVLMGVAGILLLALGAYTLLVRPRLAVSSGPSPVLIIRTLRGPRAYPRERIERIRVLSIRRVGRRVGQLEIDVLDDEAAASPSHRDGMGPRDDTRLVVLSRWDLGTDLPTVVDALRESGFVVDEG
- the crgA gene encoding cell division protein CrgA encodes the protein MPKSKVRKKTDYTINPASRTPVKVKAGPSSTIYVSVMLGLMVLGLAWLVVYYLAATPTAYGGEGQVLHWMAELNSWNFLIGFSLMVAGLLMTMRWR
- a CDS encoding aminodeoxychorismate/anthranilate synthase component II produces the protein MSRILVVDNYDSFVYNLVQYLGQLGVEAVVWRNDDPQLSPADPDRLREAVAGFDGVLLSPGPGTPQRAGATMPMVRVAAEEELPLLGVCLGHQAIGAAFGGTVDRAPELLHGKTSLVFHDDAGVLEGLPDPFTATRYHSLTVLPETIPDELVVTGRTESGIVMAMAHRELPIHGVQFHPESVLTQGGHRMLANWLKACGIEIDETRVSALEAEMATAIG